The DNA region GCACAGCGTAGAGAGCCACGTTAAACAATGCCCGGTGCCAGACCAGACGGTAAAAGTGCAGACGCGTCAGCAACCCGTGCACCAGCAGGAACAACACGTACGTAATGCCCATCAGCACCAGCAGCGTGGGCAGAAACACCCCGCTGATATCCAGATCACCGATCATAAAGGCGCTCCATCGATGCCATGGGGCAGCGGTTCTTCGAGCTCGCCGGCGCCGACGAATTCCACCCCTGGCAGCAGCGACAGGCGCAGGCCGCTCAAGGCGTGCAGCAAATGCAGACGCGCACCTTCATCGCACTCCGTGTTGAGTGCACGGCGGGTGCGATCCAGGGTCATCAGCAACGGACTCGGCGCCGGCAACCGTTCGCCAGCCTTGAGGCAGGCTTTGAAATACTCACCGACCTCGGCCACCACCTGGCGCAGCAGCGCTTGCGGTACGCCGAGGACTCGCGGTGTATAGGCGAGCAAATCCAGCAGGTTCAGCGCCACGCGCACTTCCCGCAGGGCGATGCCCGTGTCCTGGCCGGTCATGGCCAGGCGCGGCAAATGCTGCATCAGGCGATCGAGCATCTGCACACCCAAGTGCCGGTGCTCAGACAACGTCGCCGGCTCGGTCAGGCTGACAATGTCGCGCCAGCTGAAACGGGTCAGGCGCTTGGCCGCCAGTTCGGCGCCGAACGGCCGGGCGATCAGGGTCCAGACGAAGGCGAACAGCAAGCCCACGGGGCCGGCCAGGTTGGAGTTGGCGAAGCTGAGGAAATCCGCGTCGTAGGCGCCCTGAATACTGATAAAGGACGAGGTGTTGACGAGGGTCAGCAGCATGCCCAGATAGAACTGCGGTTTGACCGTCAGGGTGCCTATGCAAATGAACGGCACGGCAAACGCCAGTACCAGCATCGGGAAGTCATGCAGGTTGGGCAGGACCAGAAACAGATAAAGACTGGCGAACAACACCGACATCGCCGTCCAGAAAAAGAATCGGAAGATCTGCGGTGCCGGGTCGTCCATCGAAGCGAAAAAGCTGCACGCCACCGCCGCCAGAATCACCGCGGCGCCGCCGTCGGTCCAGCCGAGCAGAATCCACAGCACTGAAGCGACGATGATGGCGGTGACGGTGGACGCCGCCGAATAGAGCATCAGCCCACGGTCGAGAAATGGCGACAGCCGACCAAGCCGCCAGTGCCGATAAACCGCGCGCCAACTGTCCTGGCTTTCGCACTGGATGGCGTACTGCAGGCTGCGACAGTCTTGCCACACATCGATCCACTCGCCGAGGCGATACAGGGCGTTTGAGAACAGCAGCTGCTTGCGATCATCCAACGCTTCGGCGGACGGTTGCAGGGCTTCGAGTTGGTCTTTCAGCGTCTGCCAGCGGGCGAGGTCGGCATCGTTGTGGCCGAGCCATTCAGTGGTCGCTGCCAGCAGCGGCGCGAACTTATCCACAAGCTCGGGCGTGCGCCGCTCAAGGGCATAAAGCGCGTCGTCGAGGGCGTCAATCACTGGCAGCAGGTGAATCATGCGACCGCGCAGTTCCTTGGTGTTGCGCACCGTTTGCGGCCGCGCGCCTTCGTGGGGGAGCTGTCCGATCATCAATTCCAGACTGTTGAACGTCGCCACCATCGCCGAGCGCAGGGCGCTAACTTCGTCCGGTTGCACGTTGCGGCTGAGGAAACGCAGGCTGTAAGTCGAGGCATCGGCGAACCATTTGTTCACCGAATCGTTGAACACCGGCGCCAGCCGCCGAGGCCAAAACATGGCGCCGACCACCGCCGCCACCGCGATACCGAGGAAGATTTCTTCCGTCCGCGCTTCGGCCACGTCCCACACCCCCAACGGGTTATTCACCACCGGCAGAGCGATCAGCGGCAAGGTGTACCCGGCGAGCATCAGCGCGTAATTATTGGCGGTGCGCAGGTGCAGGGAGAGGAACAGCAGAGTCCCGGTCCACAGCGCGATGACCACCACCAGCACATAAGGGCTCTGGACAAACATCGGCACGAAAAAAACCGCGGCGGCGGCACCGAGAAGGGTGCCGACAGCGCGGTACAACGCCTTGGAACTGGTAGGGCCAAGAAACGGACTGGAAACGATGTAGACCGTGGCCATCGCCCAATAAGGCCGGGGCATTTGCATGAGCATGGCGATGTACAACGCGATCATCGATGCCGCGAACGTTCGCACACCGTAGAACCAGTCCCGCGCCGGGGGCATGCCGGTAAAAAATCCGTTCAAGGGTTGAGCACCGGCAGATGATTGGCCGATTCAAAAGCCCTCAGCACCCGCAACGCCGCTTCCAGATCACGCTGATCGATCCCTTCGAGCACTTCATGGCGCAAACGCACCAGCTCGATTTCGACGGCTTGCACCAACTCACGACCCGTCTCGGTCAGGCTCAGGCATTTGGCGCGCCGGTCATGGGCGTCTTCGGTACGGCAGACGTAGCCGGCATGACACAACTGATCCAGCAGGCGCACCAGGGACGGGCTCTCCATCCCGGCCGCCTGCGCCACCGTCACCTGCCGCACACCCTCGCCCAAACGCCCGATCATCAACAACGGAACGGCGCAGGCTTCGGAGATTCCATAGTTGACCAGCGTGGTCTGGCAGATCCTGCGCCAATGCCTGGCGGCCACCACCATGGAGCTGCTGATGTTCATCTGGAGAGCGTCGAGGTTCTTCGGCACGAGGGGAAACACACACTGTTAGTTTGCTAACTATCAATATGGCATTTGATGGGAAAGCTGGTCAAGTTTTGAAACAATTCAATTATCCAACGAATGCTTGCCCCTTAGACATCACTCAACAATCTTCCTGCTTCTCCCTCAATAAAATCTAAAACCTCTTCCGGCACGCTGTACTGAAATTGCTTGCGTCGGTGCTTCGAGACCTTGCCGTCGTTGTCCAGACACATCATCACCAGCTTCGACAAATCGCTGCCGCGAACATCGAAACGCTCATTCACCGCTTTGATCACACGGTCGTAACGGTCCAGAAACTCAGTTTCCTCACGCAATTCGATTTCCAGCGCGCGTCGCGCCATCTGCAATGTGAATTCGACGCAACGGGTGGCGTCCCAGAAGCGATAAATGGACGGGTGGCCGATGAACTCGAAAACCATCTGGTCAGCGTCCAGCCAAGTGACATTCCAAAAATCACGAGCAGGTTTTGAGAAGTCCTTCAGCGCTTCCAGGTAGTTCGCCTCTTCGTGTTTCATGGCCACGGAGACGGGCAGCAGCAAACCATTTTCCAAGGCACCGGAATGGCAAAGGGTCTGATGAATCAAGAAACGTGAAAGTCGACCATTGCCATCCATGAACGGATGAACGAAGACGAATCCAAAAGCAGTCACAGCAGCAGCCACCAGTGGGTCGACTTGCCTTGAAGACTGATTGGCGAAGTTCATCAACTCTTCCATCAGTTCACGACACAGGTCCGGTGCGGGCGGGACATAGCTGACACCAGCGGCGCCACGCAAACCGTTATGCAGATGATTCTGTTCGTGGCGAAACAGGACAGCTTTGTCGAAAGGGTTGGAAACCGTGCTGTTCTGCAGTTCGACCAGATAGTCTTCACTCAACTCGCGCCCTTCATGGGCCTGGCGCAGCAATTGAACAAAGCGGCGAGACTTTTCTTCGCTGGGTTCTTCTTTTTCGATGGCGAAGGAATCGCGGGTTTCGTGCAGGTAAGCCCAGTTGATGGCGCGGTCCATCATTTCGGGCGGCAATGTCGCCATAAAGGCTTTAGCTCGGCCGAGAATGTCGAGACTGAGCAAGGCTTCGAGTTCAGGAGTTCGCTTTACGGTGGCGCAGTAGCGCATAGAACCCAAGCCGTTAAAATCGACGCGCCAACGGCTATTGCGCAGGGCTGGCCCAGTTACATAGCGCTTGGGATCAAATAGTGGAACAACACTGCCCCGAACCGGCATCGAATACTCAAGTTGTTGCCCGGTGAAGCTCTCCCACAAGAAGCAGGCTTTGCGGATGAACACGCCATTCGGGGATTTGGCCAACTCATCCAGCAGTTGCTCAGCAGAAACAGCTTCAAGCGCCTGAGCAAGGATGCAGAGGTTGACGCCTTCGTGCTTGAGGGCAAAGAGAATATGCTCAAGCATCGAGCCTTGAGCAGGTGCGACTGACTGGGGAACGGCCAAGCAATCACCGATCAATGTGATTCGAGTGACTGGCTTGATCATCGCCGCGCGTTTGGGTGCGAAAGCCTTAAGGCTCAGCGCATCACGGAGATAGGCGTATCCAACAACAGGCATGGCGAGCGTCCACAGAAAAAATTTACTTGGGCGATTAAAGCCCAGATTTTTTTACCGCTCACCAGTTTTTTTTACATTTCGCCATTTTCTTTCAGATTTTTTTACACCCCCCGCCCCTTCCGCAACAGCACATCCAACTGATCCACCACCTCCGCCCAATCGGCGTCATCCAGAATGTCGTCGCGCAAAAACTGCGCTTGGCTCTCGCTCCAGAAGAACGCATCCGCCAGGTGCAATTCGGGTTTAAGCGGTGAATGGGTGGCGATGAATTTATCGATGCTTTCGGCGTCATCGGGCAGGCCGAGTTGTTTGAACAGGTTGGGGAGGCTGTGGGTTGGGGATTCCATGTCGGGCTCCTTCGTCATCGCGTATGGGATCGGTGACCGCGGCGCGGCCATTCGCGAGCAAGCCCGCTCCCACAGTTGACCGCGTTTCCATGTGGGAGCGGCGGTGCGGCGATCCGACTTGCTCGCGAAGGCGTCATCACTGACGCCGCAAAAACTACTGACTCAACTCACACACTTCAGCATGCGGCACCATTTTCAGGTATTCCGGCACGCTCATGTGCACCAGGTTGTTGTGGTTACCAGCCTCCAGGTAGATGTCTTTTTGCCGGGTCAGCAGTGGGTCGATGACCATGTCCATGCCATAGGATTCGCCCAACGCAGGCACCGCGCCGCGTTCGCAATCCTGGAACAGATGCGCCAGGGTGCTTTCCCGGGTGATCTGCCATTCGCCGCTGCCGCGTACTTTGCTCAGGTCCAGGTGACGGCTCGCCGGCAGCACAGCCATCAGGAAATGACCGTGGTGGTCGTCGAGGATCACCGATTTGGCCACCCGTTCGGCAGGAATGCCCGCGACCCGAGCTGTTTCAAGGCTGCTGGCCGAGTGCGGATGGGTGACGACGTCAAATTCGCAGTGAGCCTTATTGAGGCTGTCCTGCACAGTTCTTGCCATACGCATGATGCACCTCGGAGTCCGCAATAACGTTTCGCGGACGATGGTTAAACTTTTTCTCTCCACTAAAAGTCTAGGCCCGCTGGCGCCATCGCGCGGGAAATCTGCCCGCCGGAACAACGTCAACAACTGATCAAAATTCGTACAATCAAGAGCTCAGCTAGACTGTATAAAGAACCATCTATGACTCTCCCGGAGGGTCACGTGAACACTCGTTGTTGTGCAGTTGCGCTGCTGTTGGCCTTGAGCGGATCGGTATTCGCGGCGGACACCGTCGTCCTGCTGGTGCCAAACCCCATCGGGATCTGGCTGATCACGTTCGGCATCGCGTTTCTGATCGCCGAGGCGGCCTTGCCCAATTACGGCGTGATCGGTCTGGGCGGCATTGTGATGTTCGTGATCGGTGCGGTGATTCTGAGCAACACCGAGGTGCCGGTTCCGTTGATGATCGGCCTGGGACTGATCAGTGCCCTGTTGCTGATTTTCCTGCTGATCCACGCACTGAAAACCCGACCGCGCGAAAACGTCAGTGGCGATGCAGGACTGGTGGGTAGCGTGGCTCCGGTGATGTCGCTGGCCGGCAATGCCTACAACGGTTGGGTGCACCTGCAAGGAGAAAAGTGGCAAGTGCTCAGCGCCACGCCGCTGCAACCCGGGCAAAGGGTCCGGGTGGTGGCACGCAAGGGATTATTGCTGGAAGTGGCCGCGGCTGACGCGGCGCCGGGTGGAGAATAACCATGGGCCTGCAACTGGGTTTTGCCGCGCTGCTGTTACTGGTGATTGCACTGGCGGGGTCGACCTTCCGCATCCTGCGCGAATACGAGCGCGGAGTGGTCTTCCAGCTCGGGCGCTTCTGGCAGGTCAAAGGCCCCGGCCTGATCCTGCTGATTCCAGTGGTGCAGCAAATGGTTCGCGTCGACTTGCGTACCGTGGTCCTCGACGTGCCGCCACAAGACGTGATCACCCGCGACAACGTTTCGGTCAAGGTCAACGCGGTGCTGTATTTCCGCGTCCTCGATCCGCAGAAAGCGATTATTCAGGTTGAAGACTTTCTCATGGCCACCAGCCAACTGGCTCAAACCACGTTGCGCGCGGTGCTCGGTAAACATGAGCTCGATGAACTGCTGGCCGAGCGTGAGCGGTTGAACATCGACATCCAGCAAGTGCTCGACGCCCAGACCGACGCCTGGGGCATCAAGGTCGCCAACGTCGAGATCAAGCACGTAGACCTTAACGAATCGATGATCCGCGCCATCGCCAAACAGGCCGAAGCCGAACGGGAACGCCGGGCCAAGGTGATCCACGCCGAAGGCGAATTGCAGGCCTCGGAAAAACTCATGCAGGCCGCCGAAATGCTCGGGCGCCAGCCTGGGGCCATGCAGCTGCGGTATATGCAGACGTTGAGTTCGATTGCCGGGGACAAGAGCTCGACCATTGTCTTTCCGCTGCCGATCGAGTTGCTCAAGGGGATGGCGGATTTGTCGTCCAAACCTTGATGGCCCCAAAAGATCGCAGCCTTCGGCAGCTCCTACAGGTGTACGCCGCGCCCATGTAGGAGCTGCCGAAGGCTGCGATCTTTTGACCTTCCCCATAGACACCAACGTCTGGTAACCGCGTCGGAGATTTCCTTCAAGTTGTAGTGGTGTTGGTGAACTTGTTCCGGCCCAAGCCCAGGTCTAGTCTGGCTTTGTCACTGAATAAACGGTGACACGGACGTGCAAGTCCGACGAAACTGTTTAGGGCGCAATTGCCATGGCTCATGCTTTATGGCGGCTGCGCGCAGGAGATCCTCGGATCTGCTGGGTGTCCTAAACAGTCCCGGTCTTGCACACCTGCGCACGGCCGCCACCCAATTCGCGTGCAAACGAACGGTGACGGCTCCAAATTACTGTTTAGGGAATTTTATATGTTCAAGGTATCTCCAAATCCGCCAGACAACTCTGGCACCCCGTCCGAAGAATCCTTCGAAGACGAAAAACTCAAAGAAGCCGCCGACCGCGCCTTCGCCCACTACTTCCCCCCGACCACCGAAAAACCGCCCAGGCACCGCAAAGGTAACCTCTTCACCGTCGCCCCCGATGTCAACACCGAATCCCTTCTGGCCAACGCTTCCGAAGACCTGCTGTCCATCAGCGCCATCGCTGCCAATCTGGCAGACGATGTGGACGGGACGCGGCGCTCGGTAGCCTTGGCGCTCAGCCGCATGGCCGATGGCGTGCAGTTGCTCGTAGAGCGAGCGCTGGATCATTGGGAGGAGTCGGAGATCATGCAGGCTCGGGTCAAGGTTTAGCCGAATAGATTTGTGGTGAATTGACCGCCGCCATCGTCGGAACGCCGCCCGGAGCAAGCTCGCTCCCACAGTTGATCGTCGGTGAACACAACCTATGTGTACGACTGAGATCCAATGTGTGTGGAGCTTGCTCGCGATGGCGTCAGTGCCGTCGATACACGACTTCTGGAAAACGCGTTTTTTGTTACAGACTCACTTCAACACGAACAAGCGTGCGTTGGCGCCTCCCGCCTGCGTTACGCCAACGCTCTGCCAGCCTGCGGGCAACGGCGCGAATTCGTTCGGCAAATCGACGGTGCCGATCAACCACACCCGGCCGGTGCCTTTGGGCAAATTACTGAGGCTATCGAGGTAAATATCCTGAGTCACCAGCGTGCCGAAACCATAGGCATTCGGCCGGCTCGAAGCGCCATTGGCCAACGGCGGGGTGTACAGCAGCGGTTTGGCGTCAGTGCGGTTGTAATAGACATAACTGAGGTACCAGAGCATGTCGCTGGTGACGATCCGGTCACCGGCAACGAAGTGCTGGTTCACGTAGTCCACCATGACGCTGATTTGATCGTTGGTATCGACCGTGGCGTTGTTGTTCAGGCCTACCAGTTCGACGCTGACAAACAACACCAGCACCGTCAGGGCCACCACCCGAAAGACCGCGTACACGCGGTCAATGGCCAGTGCGGCAATCATCGGCAGGCCGAGGGCATACGCGGTGAGGTAACGCTCGATGAACACCGGCGAGATGAACGACACCGAAAACACCAGCAACAACGGCAAAACGGTGTAGATCACCAGTAACGCGCTGCCACGAATGACACTGCGATCCCGCGCCAGCGCCACACACACCAAGGCCAGCACCGCCAAGGGCAACGTCATGAAAAGCGGTGTGGCCAGGGTCTCGCCATCGTCCTGGGTCAGGAACGACCAGATCATCGAAGGTAACGAGGCGAAGGTGACCGGTGTCTCCCACCCTACATCGCCATTGGCTTTGAGTTGGTCCATGTGCTGCATCAGATCTATCAGGCTGGGCACCCACGGCAAGTACACCAACACAATCGCCACGTTCGCCCACCACCAGCCGGGCTGCTGGATATGCCGCAAGCGATAGCCAGGCTGTACGCGGAGCAGCCCCAGATACAGCCAGTGACACAGCACGCACAGGGCCGTGAAGTAATGGGTGTAGAACGCCGCGCTCATCAGCAGTGCGTAAATCACCAGATAGCGCCTACGCCCGGGGTGTTTGATCCAGTAAACCAGGGCAATCGTGGCACCGATCAGCCACAGCCCCAGCAACGAATACATGCGCACTTCCTGGCTGTAACGCACGGCGGTAGGCAGCAGCGCCAACAGGACGCCGGCCAACAACGCGGCGCGGCGAGTGGCGAGCAAGTCCACCAGCCAGACGCCAAGCGCCACGGTGGCAATCCCCGGTAGCGCGCTCAGGCTTCGAATCGAAAAAATGCCATTGCCGAACAGCTCGATCCAGCCATGCAGCAGCATGAAATACAGCGGCGGATGCACATCATGGGCAGCATGCACCCAGATCCCGGCCAGCGAATACTGGCTCAGCAGCAGACTGGAACCTTCATCGCCCCAGACCGCCGCCGCGGTCAGGTCATAAAAACGCACCAGCGCGGCCAATGCCAGGATCGGCAGCAGCCAATGCTCGCGCACCCATCGAAGCAAGCGTTGAACACTCGCCCAGGTGCCGGGTGCCGCGTGGGGGCCTTGGGTGCCGTCAAGCGGCGTTTCTCTGCGCGCCTCCATTGCCTCCCCTCGAGTCTGCCGGTGAAAAAACCTTGAAGCTTGCCATCACTGTAGGACAGCCACAGCGCCGTCGTCGATGCTGGCTTTGCGACCAACGACATTCGGCGGCCATGCGGATCCGGGTCTACGCTCTTGCATGGCGTGACTTGACCACGGAGATGCCCATGGAAACGATGAACCCCTTCCTGGTGCTCAACTTCAGCATCGCCCTGAATGGGCTGCTCCCTTCGCGCAACTGAGCAGCCGCCGGGGGGTTCAAATCCCCCGGCCACTTTCAATTTTGGAGTGACGCCATGCTGCAACAGGTTCAAAGCCAACACTTTCAGGCGCTGCTGAGCAAGACAGGGACCCTGCGACTGCCGGATGGAAGTGAATTGCCGATCCACATCGACAGCCTTGAAGAAACGCCCCGCTCGCGGATGCCCAAGAGCGAGCGCATGCCGTTCAGCGTCGAGTTCAACAGCCTGAACCCCACAGAGTTTGTCGATGGGTTGTGCGCATTGGCGTTGCCGGAGTTGGGTCAGGTGCAAGCCATCTTTGTCTCCCGAGTGCCGGCCATGGGACGTGACCCCGGCGTGGGGTACTTTTACATCGCGTTCAATTGAACACGAAATTCCAATGTGGGAGCGAGCCTGCTCGCGAAGGGGCCAGATCAAACACCGCAAATCTTACCGCTGCATCCCCCAACGCTTTACCGTGACCCGCTCCAACGTGCTGAACACCAGGTTTTCCACCAGCAAGCCGATCAGGATCACCACCGCCAATCCGGCAAACACCTTGTCGGTGTACAGCTCATTGCGGTTCTGGAAGATGTACCAGCCCAAGCCACCCTTGCCACTGGTGGCACCGAACACCAATTCAGCGGCGATCAATGTGCGCCAGGCAAAAGCCCAGCCGATTTTCAGCCCCGCAAGAATCGATGGCAGTGCTGCCGGAATCAGAATGAACAGCACGAAGCGCATGCCTTTGAGGCCGTAATTGCGCCCGGCCATGCGCAGGGTTTCCGAGACACCGAGGAACCCGGCATAAGTGTTCAACGCCAAGGCCCAGAGCACCGAATGCACCAATACGAAAATCAGGCTGTTCTGCCCCAGGCCGAACCACAGCAGCGCCAACGGCAACAGCGCAATCGCCGGCAGCGGGTTGAACATCGAGGTCAACGTACTCAATAGATCGCGACCGAACTGCGTCGACACCGCCAAAGTGGTCAGGGCAAACGCCAGCACAATGCCGATCAAGTACCCCTTGAGCAGCACCACCAGCGAAATCCACACCTTGCCCAGCAACTCGCCACTGAGCAAGCCGTCATACAGCGCGCTCCCGGTTTGCAGAAAGCTCGGCAGCAGCAGGTCGTTGTTCTGAACGCGGGCAACCACCTCCCACAGGACCGCGAGCAAAATCAGGATCAGGCTTTTGCGTAACCAGCCTTGTTGCCACAGGCGCTGACCGAGCGGTAATTCACGCTCCAGCGGCACGCTCGTCAGCGGCTGTAACACCGTTTCAAACTCTTCACGCGGGGATGATAAAAGGCTCATCGGGCACTCCTCTCAATGGCTCAATAAGCAATGCGGATGTCGGAGAAATCCAGCTCACGCTCGGCTTCCGGGGACTGACCTTCATCGAACAACAACCGATGAATGCGCCGCGCCGACTCCTGAAAGGCCACGCCACCGAGGCTGTGCAAGTCGTATTGATGGCTGTGGACCTCGGCTCGCACCCGCCCCGGATGCGGCGATAGCAGCAGGATTCGATTGCCCACCACCAGCGCTTCTTCGATGGAGTGCGTGACGAACAGCAGCGTGAAGCGCACTTCTTCCCAGAGCAGCAGCAATTCTTCCTGCATCTTGCGGCGGGTCAGCGCGTCCAGGGCGGCGAAGGGTTCGTCCATCAAGAGGATTTTCGGCTGCA from Pseudomonas sp. ACM7 includes:
- a CDS encoding MarR family winged helix-turn-helix transcriptional regulator, which encodes MNISSSMVVAARHWRRICQTTLVNYGISEACAVPLLMIGRLGEGVRQVTVAQAAGMESPSLVRLLDQLCHAGYVCRTEDAHDRRAKCLSLTETGRELVQAVEIELVRLRHEVLEGIDQRDLEAALRVLRAFESANHLPVLNP
- a CDS encoding Fic family protein, with the translated sequence MPVVGYAYLRDALSLKAFAPKRAAMIKPVTRITLIGDCLAVPQSVAPAQGSMLEHILFALKHEGVNLCILAQALEAVSAEQLLDELAKSPNGVFIRKACFLWESFTGQQLEYSMPVRGSVVPLFDPKRYVTGPALRNSRWRVDFNGLGSMRYCATVKRTPELEALLSLDILGRAKAFMATLPPEMMDRAINWAYLHETRDSFAIEKEEPSEEKSRRFVQLLRQAHEGRELSEDYLVELQNSTVSNPFDKAVLFRHEQNHLHNGLRGAAGVSYVPPAPDLCRELMEELMNFANQSSRQVDPLVAAAVTAFGFVFVHPFMDGNGRLSRFLIHQTLCHSGALENGLLLPVSVAMKHEEANYLEALKDFSKPARDFWNVTWLDADQMVFEFIGHPSIYRFWDATRCVEFTLQMARRALEIELREETEFLDRYDRVIKAVNERFDVRGSDLSKLVMMCLDNDGKVSKHRRKQFQYSVPEEVLDFIEGEAGRLLSDV
- a CDS encoding DUF1656 domain-containing protein — encoded protein: MIGDLDISGVFLPTLLVLMGITYVLFLLVHGLLTRLHFYRLVWHRALFNVALYAVLLGAVDSLSRYLMT
- a CDS encoding FUSC family protein codes for the protein MNGFFTGMPPARDWFYGVRTFAASMIALYIAMLMQMPRPYWAMATVYIVSSPFLGPTSSKALYRAVGTLLGAAAAVFFVPMFVQSPYVLVVVIALWTGTLLFLSLHLRTANNYALMLAGYTLPLIALPVVNNPLGVWDVAEARTEEIFLGIAVAAVVGAMFWPRRLAPVFNDSVNKWFADASTYSLRFLSRNVQPDEVSALRSAMVATFNSLELMIGQLPHEGARPQTVRNTKELRGRMIHLLPVIDALDDALYALERRTPELVDKFAPLLAATTEWLGHNDADLARWQTLKDQLEALQPSAEALDDRKQLLFSNALYRLGEWIDVWQDCRSLQYAIQCESQDSWRAVYRHWRLGRLSPFLDRGLMLYSAASTVTAIIVASVLWILLGWTDGGAAVILAAVACSFFASMDDPAPQIFRFFFWTAMSVLFASLYLFLVLPNLHDFPMLVLAFAVPFICIGTLTVKPQFYLGMLLTLVNTSSFISIQGAYDADFLSFANSNLAGPVGLLFAFVWTLIARPFGAELAAKRLTRFSWRDIVSLTEPATLSEHRHLGVQMLDRLMQHLPRLAMTGQDTGIALREVRVALNLLDLLAYTPRVLGVPQALLRQVVAEVGEYFKACLKAGERLPAPSPLLMTLDRTRRALNTECDEGARLHLLHALSGLRLSLLPGVEFVGAGELEEPLPHGIDGAPL
- a CDS encoding ABC transporter permease, yielding MSLLSSPREEFETVLQPLTSVPLERELPLGQRLWQQGWLRKSLILILLAVLWEVVARVQNNDLLLPSFLQTGSALYDGLLSGELLGKVWISLVVLLKGYLIGIVLAFALTTLAVSTQFGRDLLSTLTSMFNPLPAIALLPLALLWFGLGQNSLIFVLVHSVLWALALNTYAGFLGVSETLRMAGRNYGLKGMRFVLFILIPAALPSILAGLKIGWAFAWRTLIAAELVFGATSGKGGLGWYIFQNRNELYTDKVFAGLAVVILIGLLVENLVFSTLERVTVKRWGMQR
- a CDS encoding NfeD family protein produces the protein MNTRCCAVALLLALSGSVFAADTVVLLVPNPIGIWLITFGIAFLIAEAALPNYGVIGLGGIVMFVIGAVILSNTEVPVPLMIGLGLISALLLIFLLIHALKTRPRENVSGDAGLVGSVAPVMSLAGNAYNGWVHLQGEKWQVLSATPLQPGQRVRVVARKGLLLEVAAADAAPGGE
- a CDS encoding aminoacyl-tRNA deacylase, with the translated sequence MRMARTVQDSLNKAHCEFDVVTHPHSASSLETARVAGIPAERVAKSVILDDHHGHFLMAVLPASRHLDLSKVRGSGEWQITRESTLAHLFQDCERGAVPALGESYGMDMVIDPLLTRQKDIYLEAGNHNNLVHMSVPEYLKMVPHAEVCELSQ
- a CDS encoding DUF2789 domain-containing protein — encoded protein: MESPTHSLPNLFKQLGLPDDAESIDKFIATHSPLKPELHLADAFFWSESQAQFLRDDILDDADWAEVVDQLDVLLRKGRGV
- a CDS encoding DUF6124 family protein, whose amino-acid sequence is MFKVSPNPPDNSGTPSEESFEDEKLKEAADRAFAHYFPPTTEKPPRHRKGNLFTVAPDVNTESLLANASEDLLSISAIAANLADDVDGTRRSVALALSRMADGVQLLVERALDHWEESEIMQARVKV
- a CDS encoding glycosyltransferase family 39 protein, which produces MEARRETPLDGTQGPHAAPGTWASVQRLLRWVREHWLLPILALAALVRFYDLTAAAVWGDEGSSLLLSQYSLAGIWVHAAHDVHPPLYFMLLHGWIELFGNGIFSIRSLSALPGIATVALGVWLVDLLATRRAALLAGVLLALLPTAVRYSQEVRMYSLLGLWLIGATIALVYWIKHPGRRRYLVIYALLMSAAFYTHYFTALCVLCHWLYLGLLRVQPGYRLRHIQQPGWWWANVAIVLVYLPWVPSLIDLMQHMDQLKANGDVGWETPVTFASLPSMIWSFLTQDDGETLATPLFMTLPLAVLALVCVALARDRSVIRGSALLVIYTVLPLLLVFSVSFISPVFIERYLTAYALGLPMIAALAIDRVYAVFRVVALTVLVLFVSVELVGLNNNATVDTNDQISVMVDYVNQHFVAGDRIVTSDMLWYLSYVYYNRTDAKPLLYTPPLANGASSRPNAYGFGTLVTQDIYLDSLSNLPKGTGRVWLIGTVDLPNEFAPLPAGWQSVGVTQAGGANARLFVLK
- a CDS encoding slipin family protein translates to MGLQLGFAALLLLVIALAGSTFRILREYERGVVFQLGRFWQVKGPGLILLIPVVQQMVRVDLRTVVLDVPPQDVITRDNVSVKVNAVLYFRVLDPQKAIIQVEDFLMATSQLAQTTLRAVLGKHELDELLAERERLNIDIQQVLDAQTDAWGIKVANVEIKHVDLNESMIRAIAKQAEAERERRAKVIHAEGELQASEKLMQAAEMLGRQPGAMQLRYMQTLSSIAGDKSSTIVFPLPIELLKGMADLSSKP